One Bombus huntii isolate Logan2020A chromosome 12, iyBomHunt1.1, whole genome shotgun sequence DNA segment encodes these proteins:
- the LOC126871865 gene encoding zinc finger protein Xfin-like isoform X1 has product MESRERYQELCRLCASYDAVKMDIFGQEGKNRQLVDKIQACLPFKIAENDRLPKCLCYRCMYNLENFYDFRTACVNAVALLERCLSPSESNGDVTTILTCCNNSEFFEGRKSIPVLIPEAPIVNPNAALGTPPRLNSDGEADHETEEIDNSGTDEATVMDDSEDRHSEEYEMDMETNPSDFLEMTSIVAEEPEESGLKHQDVSSNLSEHTSQQHEVYVCSLCSKAFSSKGHLSLHARIHVGAGDVIGEKVLTDDHTSYKRPYQCDLCHKSYSTAKHRWGHVSTTHRGHPAVTCGYCSRIYSTRTNLEEHIKSRHAGLPAPTEVPLNNAYRPENRCQCNACGKICTDAMELNLHGRICTEGQRLDLSGKNEISDNKVVDSSEASSIGSDDDGKDYRSAEAKLAKNPQLTILKQALTKGDSLKRDFEDKFTTNCKPKKLPKTEHTDFQRTKKWYCESCPQCFTSVNDLKEHEATHDADKPFICILCKKDFFLKSSLSRHIQTLHGVDPCPMVESDKCLKKIVSHNWNESMDLDSYEGKTSSEFPLSPDTNAENEDDHESGQDNLIEIETVFVCEICTRDFNDRASLWLHIRATHKEFAAFACGVCLKICADNTQLLNHVNMYHGGSKLLLSEQRRYSCTICGRQHDSRKKLIAHVSIHNVDPNYDPATFVQLNSNYYGENINGNETAEQMLDYEEDSDKVDCYICYKSFPNEDHLIRHQRNAHRSEQLVPAGDPLNPSSLNGGGNRAQYHLFFVCELCGSSHPSKWERWLHVSSSHSNESAIKCDREDCGKIFATKSLRNEHIQHHAIQGSSPNTCEICGKLWGSRVDYWKHVMGVHSDTVPLICGVCLKVFPNVLQLSTHVRSKHWPLTNGDFSCDICGRPYSNKSKMSRHRKIHGFEESCENGAENSENKVEGRMRETELSCELCADLKFTSLEKLCNHRRIVHGLFPCDLCNKCYGRTSHLWKHVNRVHKGHEDVTCPYCMKTSASKDHLAAHISKIHRYEPDSRKDGKDNRQFKTEEVSLHYCEKCNKGFHKRYLLRRHMKGCQNYRKDPGALLTRCRACERIFKDRASLQKHIENHHSTYTCHLCNETITSKLGIMTHNRVKHMDHPDLTCNFGSCRKLFRTKEDLEAHRKDHRYHTTPNVCDFCGDTVENKLKLKMHVLSLHRNEIGVSCGVCLIPMKDPKELKSHVEEVHSSVLSRPNTCQVCGKQYASKWKAFDHTKKCHGKVFRTCKQCLAVFTEDSAIRDHYETIHNIPKDQLAAFEHRLDIGPKNEDFGIESPDIIVKEEPEDLEYEVDMCDEDSSDSKRRRSLTDTYDCEMCPEMFVNSDALSKHYRNMHNTDPERMFKRLKQDEQRRMRGKLNFSCKNCRRQFCTKTLYWNHIATCRRNIRKGEENLSLRNDMLSSQEEFLKNNNQIKKEEPTSDLNIPDFNLFEDINLQLSGQRPLPNLMPLTQRAKSSMKCSRKDSRKVYDESTNTECACEVCGKQWPAKKHLWQHLIRFHRAEAAVTCGVCLKLCKDYDDLAEHLKAAHEAILSTEGNNFTCKVCGRYHNARSKLLLHTSIHIGHPGTSTWCPKCRKNITDEAAHSTTCNTKTEEGEQMKNNEKTEGSLIADDAIIEEVEEGDFEYEAEEEADTEESESGSSTEAEEEHESEDESRATEEITYNSESEDSEELDNLEIDEKNMEHYPLKHPPDSKNAETKKHDANLSDDDGPPVLSPMMPLLPENMSVEQPISHKLGPIVPLTEKDVCDLSEIRNRSSPKPMNLYEKHLPNNESLELESETFADRSDEDFEDTKNESDENSTEENEEENEDNEEIEENDEIELNEDLEEPGDNEEIEKNGDSEQIEDNEENEENGDIEEMEENERNEGIDESEEHEGNEEIEETDEENEEREENMQLDDLEGAVLMVTDGNQILIQQGIIEDENENSNQEYVYSALRYSTEEDSDDARK; this is encoded by the exons ATGGAGTCCAGGGAACGCTACCAGGAGCTCTGCAGACTATGCGCATCCTACGACGCCGTCAAGATGGACATCTTCGGTCAAGAGGGCAAGAACAGACAGCTCGTTGACAAGATACAAGCTTGTCTGCCGTTTAAG atTGCAGAAAATGATCGACTACCGAAATGCCTGTGTTATCGGTGTATGTacaatttggaaaatttctaTGATTTTAGAACAGCATGTGTTAATGCAGTGGCTCTCTTGGAAAGGTGTTTATCACCTTCAGAAtcg AATGGAGATGTTACAACCATCTTGACGTGCTGTAATAATTCAGAGTTTTTCGAAGGACGGAAAAGTATACCAGTGTTAATTCCAGAAGCTCCTATCGTAAATCCAAATGCTGCTTTAGGCACACCACCCAGATTGAATTCTGATGGAGAGGCTGATCATGAGACAGAAGAAATTGATAACAGTGGGACAGACGAAG CAACAGTCATGGACGACTCTGAAGATCGTCATTCAGAGGAGTATGAAATGGATATGGAGACAAATCCAAGTGATTTTTTGGAAATGACCTCGATAGTTGCAGAAGAACCTGAAGAATCAGGATTAAAACATCAGGATGTTTCCAGTAACTTATCAgag CATACATCTCAACAACATGAAGTTTATGTTTGTTCCTTGTGCAGCAAAGCATTTAGTTCAAAGGGTCATTTGTCCTTGCACGCACGCATTCACGTTGGTGCCGGTGACGTGATTGGTGAAAAAGTTCTTACGGATGATCATACATCGTATAAAAGGCCCTATCAGTGTGATCTCTGTCATAAATCATATTCCACTGCAAAACATCGTTGGGGTCATGTATCTACAACTCATAG AGGCCATCCGGCAGTGACATGCGGTTATTGTTCCCGTATCTACTCAACCCGAACAAATTTGGAAGAACATATAAAATCACGTCATGCTGGTCTTCCAGCACCTACGGAGGTTCCACTGAACAATGCCTATCGGCCAGAAAATAGATGTCAATGCAATGCTTGCGGGAAGATTTGCACGGATGCTATGGAATTGAATCTTCATGGTAGGATTTGTACCGAAGGGCAGAGATTAGACCTTTCAGGAAAAAACGAGATTAGTGATAATAAAGTTGTGGATAGTTCAGAAGCTTCAAGTATTGGAAGTGATGACGATGGCAAAGATTATAG aagTGCGGAAGCTAAATTAGCGAAAAATCCTcaattaacaattttaaaacaagcATTAACAAAAGGAGATAGTCTTAAGCGAGATTTTGAAGACAAATTTACTACAAATTGCAAACCAAAAAAATTGCCGAAAACAG AGCATACTGACTTTCAACGTACTAAGAAATGGTATTGTGAATCGTGTCCTCAATGTTTTACTTCAGTTAATGATTTAAAAGAACACGAAGCAACTCACGATGCGGATAAAccatttatttgtattttgtgTAAAAAAGACTTTTTTCTTAAATCTTCTTTAAGCAGGCATATTcaaacgttacatggtgttGATCCATGTCCTATGGTGGAAAGTGATAAATGTCtaaagaaaattgtttcacATAATTGGAATGAATCTATGGATCTCGATTCGTATGAGGGTAAAACCTCTTCTGAATTTCCATTGTCTCCAGAT aCAAATGCAGAAAATGAAGACGACCATGAGAGTGGACAAGATAATCTCATTGAAATTGAAACTGTGTTTGTTTGTGAAATTTGTACTCGTGATTTTAATGACCGTGCATCTCTTTGGCTTCATATTCGTGCTACTCACAAAGAATTTGCAGCATTTGCATGTGgtgtttgtttaaaaatttgtgCAGACAACACACAACTTTTGAACCATGTAAATATGTACCACGGCGGCTCGAAATTATTACTTTCTGAACAAAGAAG GTACAGTTGTACTATTTGTGGTAGGCAACATGATTccagaaaaaaattaattgctCATGTATCCATACATAATGTGGATCCAAATTATGATCCTGCTACTTTTGTTCAATTAAATAGTAATTATTATGGAGAGAACATTAATGGTAACGAAACTGCGGAACAAATGCTTGACTACGAAGAGGATAGCGATAAAGTGGACTGTTATATTTGCTATAAATCGTTTCCTAATGAAGATCATTTAATACGACATCAAAGAAATGCGCACAGA TCGGAACAACTAGTGCCAGCAGGAGATCCTTTAAATCCTTCGAGTTTAAATGGTGGTGGTAATAGAGCTCAATATCATCTCTTTTTCGTTTGTGAACTTTGTGGGAGTTCACATCCTAGTAAATGGGAACGTTGGCTACATGTTAGTTCGTCTCATAGCAATGAATCAGCCATAAAATGTGATCGTGAAGATTGCGGTAAAATTTTTGCTACAAAATCTCTTAGAAACGAACATATTCAGCATCACGCAATCCAAGGTTCATCCCCAAATACTTGTGAAATTTGTGGTAAACTTTGGGGTAGTAGAGTTGATTATTGGAAGCATGTTATGGGTGTTCATTCGGATACCGTTCCATTAATTTGTGGTGTCTGTTTAAAAGTGTTTCCAAATGTTTTGCAACTGAGTACTCATGTAAGATCGAAACATTGGCCGTTAACGAATGGTGACTTTAGCTGTGACATTTGTGGTAGACCATATTCGAATAAATCCAAAATGTCCAgacatagaaaaattcatgGTTTTGAGGAAAGCTGTGAAAATGGGGCTGAAAATAGCGAGAATAAAGTAGAGGGGCGAATGAGGGAAACAGAATTAAGTTGCGAGCTTTGTGCAGATTTGAAGTTTACtagtttagaaaaattatgtaatCATAGACGAATCGTTCATGGACTTTTCCCTTGCGATCTCTGTAATAAATGCTATGGAAGAACTTCACATTTATGGAAACATGTAAACAGAGTTCACAAAGGCCATGAAGATGTAACTTGCCCTTATTGTATGAAAACTAGTGCTTCAAAAGATCATTTAGCAGCACACATTTCAAAAATTCATAGATACGAACCTGATTCTAGAAAGGATGGGAAAGATAATAGACAATTTAAAACCGAAGAAGTTAGTTTACATTATTgcgaaaaatgtaataaaggATTTCACAAGCGGTATCTATTGCGCAGACATATGAAAGGATGTCAGAATTACAGGAAAGACCCTGGAGCATTATTAACGAGATGCAGAGCATgtgaaagaatatttaaagatcGTGCCAGTTTACAAAAGCATATCGAGAATCATCATAGCACATACACGTGTCATCTTTGTAATGAAACAATTACCTCAAAATTAGGGATTATGACACATAACAGGGTGAAGCATATGGATCATCCAGATTTAACCTGCAATTTTGGATCTTGTAGAAAATTATTCAGAACTAAAGAAGATTTAGAAGCCCATAGAAAAGATCACAG ATATCATACCACTCCTAACGTTTGTGATTTCTGCGGTGATACGGTTGAAAATAAACTGAAGTTAAAAATGCACGTTTTATCTCTTCATCGCAATGAAATTGGTGTATCTTGTGGAGTGTGTTTAATACCAATGAAAGATCCAAAAGAACTTAAAAGTCACGTAGAAGAAGTTCATTCCAGTGTTCTTTCAAGACCCAATACGTGTCAAGTTTGTGGTAAACAATATGCTTCAAAATGGAAAGCGTTTGATCATACTAAAAAATGCCATGGAAAAGTATTTAGGACTTGTAAACAATGTCTGGCTGTTTTCACTGAAGATTCTGCAATTAGAGATCATTATGAAACAATACATAATATTCCCAAAGATCAACTTGCAGCATTTGAACATAGATTAGATATTGGGCCGAAAAACGAAGATTTTGGAATAGAG TCTCCTGATATAATAGTGAAAGAAGAACCAGAGGATTTAGAATACGAGGTAGATATGTGTGATGAAGATTCTAGCGACTCAAAAAGGAGAAGGTCCTTAACGGATACCTACGATTGTGAAATGTGTCCAGAAATGTTTGTAAACAGCGATGCACTTTCAAAACATTATCGTAACATGCACAATACTGATCCAGAAAGAATGTTTAAAAGATTAAAACAGGATGAACAGAGAAGAATGCGTGGTAAACTGAATTTCTCTTGCAAGAATTGTAGGCGACAATTTTGCACTAAAACATTGTATTGGAACCATATTGCAACTTGCAGACGAAATATACGAAAAGGA GAGGAAAATTTATCTTTACGAAATGACATGTTAAGTAGCCAAGAAGAATTTTTGaagaataataatcaaattaaGAAAGAAGAACCTACGTCAGATTTAAATATTCCTGATTTCAATCTCTTTGAAGATATAAATCTTCAACTCTCTGGTCAGAGACCTCTCCCGAATCTTATGCCACTCACTCAGAG GGCGAAATCTTCAATGAAATGTTCAAGAAAGGATTCCAGGAAAGTTTATGATGAATCAACAAATACAGAATGTGCCTGTGAAGTGTGTGGAAAACAATGGCCAGCAAAGAAACATTTATGGCAACATTTAATTCGTTTCCATCGAGCGGAAGCAGCAGTCACTTGTGGAGTATGTTTGAAACTTTGTAAAGATTATGATGATTTGGCAGAACATTTGAAAGCTGCACACGAAGCGATATTGTCAACTGaaggaaataattttacatgtAAAGTTTGCGGCAG GTATCACAATGCTCGTAGTAAATTGTTATTACACACAAGTATTCACATCGGCCATCCAGGTACTAGTACTTGGTGTCCAAAATGTCGAAAAAATATTACCGATGAAGCTGCACATTCGACTACGTGTAATACGAAGACGGAAGAGGGAgaacaaatgaaaaataatgaaaaaacaGAG GGAAGTCTAATAGCTGATGATGCGATAATTGAAGAAGTGGAAGAAGGGGATTTTGAATATGAAGCAGAAGAAGAAGCAGATACAGAAGAATCAGAAAGTGGTAGTAGTACAGAAGCCGAAGAGGAACATGAATCAGAGGATGAATCTAGAGCTACTGAAGAAATTACTTACAATTCAGAGAGCGAGGATTCAGAAGAACTAGATAATTTAGAAATCGATGAAAAGAACATGGAGCATTATCCTTTAAAACATCCTCCAGATTCCAAAAATGCAG aaacaaagaaacaCGATGCAAATTTATCGGATGACGATGGACCTCCTGTTCTCAGTCCCATGATGCCTCTGCTTCCTGAGAATATGTCTGTAGAACAGCCGATAAGTCATAAACTAGGCCCTATAGTGCCTCTAACTGAGAAAGACGTGTGCGATTTATCAGAGATTCGAAATCGATCTTCCCCGAAACCTATGAATCTATATGAAAAACATTTACCTAACAATGAATCTTTAGAGTTAGAATCTGAAACATTTGCAGATCGAAGCGATGAAGATTTTGAGGATACGAAGAACGAATCTGATGAAAACTCCACTGAAGAAAATGAGGAAGAGAATGAGGATAACGAGGAGATTGAGGAGAACGATGAAATAGAATTAAACGAAGATCTAGAAGAACCTGGAGATAACGAGGAAATCGAGAAAAATGGGGACAGTGAACAGATTGAAGATAACGAAGAGAATGAAGAAAACGGAGATATTGAAGAAATGGAAGAGaatgaaagaaacgaaggGATTGATGAGTCAGAAGAACACgaaggaaatgaagaaattgaaGAGACAGACGAAGAAAATGAGGAGAGAGAGGAAAACATGCAGTTGGATGATCTGGAAGGTGCTGTTCTAATGGTGACTGATGGGAATCAAATATTGATTCAGCAAGGAATAATAGAAGACGAGAATGAGAATTCGAATCAAGAATATGTTTATTCCGCGCTTAGGTACAGTACAGAAGAGGACAGCGACGATGCAAGGAAATGA
- the LOC126871865 gene encoding zinc finger protein Xfin-like isoform X2 — MFPVTYQSKAFSSKGHLSLHARIHVGAGDVIGEKVLTDDHTSYKRPYQCDLCHKSYSTAKHRWGHVSTTHRGHPAVTCGYCSRIYSTRTNLEEHIKSRHAGLPAPTEVPLNNAYRPENRCQCNACGKICTDAMELNLHGRICTEGQRLDLSGKNEISDNKVVDSSEASSIGSDDDGKDYRSAEAKLAKNPQLTILKQALTKGDSLKRDFEDKFTTNCKPKKLPKTEHTDFQRTKKWYCESCPQCFTSVNDLKEHEATHDADKPFICILCKKDFFLKSSLSRHIQTLHGVDPCPMVESDKCLKKIVSHNWNESMDLDSYEGKTSSEFPLSPDTNAENEDDHESGQDNLIEIETVFVCEICTRDFNDRASLWLHIRATHKEFAAFACGVCLKICADNTQLLNHVNMYHGGSKLLLSEQRRYSCTICGRQHDSRKKLIAHVSIHNVDPNYDPATFVQLNSNYYGENINGNETAEQMLDYEEDSDKVDCYICYKSFPNEDHLIRHQRNAHRSEQLVPAGDPLNPSSLNGGGNRAQYHLFFVCELCGSSHPSKWERWLHVSSSHSNESAIKCDREDCGKIFATKSLRNEHIQHHAIQGSSPNTCEICGKLWGSRVDYWKHVMGVHSDTVPLICGVCLKVFPNVLQLSTHVRSKHWPLTNGDFSCDICGRPYSNKSKMSRHRKIHGFEESCENGAENSENKVEGRMRETELSCELCADLKFTSLEKLCNHRRIVHGLFPCDLCNKCYGRTSHLWKHVNRVHKGHEDVTCPYCMKTSASKDHLAAHISKIHRYEPDSRKDGKDNRQFKTEEVSLHYCEKCNKGFHKRYLLRRHMKGCQNYRKDPGALLTRCRACERIFKDRASLQKHIENHHSTYTCHLCNETITSKLGIMTHNRVKHMDHPDLTCNFGSCRKLFRTKEDLEAHRKDHRYHTTPNVCDFCGDTVENKLKLKMHVLSLHRNEIGVSCGVCLIPMKDPKELKSHVEEVHSSVLSRPNTCQVCGKQYASKWKAFDHTKKCHGKVFRTCKQCLAVFTEDSAIRDHYETIHNIPKDQLAAFEHRLDIGPKNEDFGIESPDIIVKEEPEDLEYEVDMCDEDSSDSKRRRSLTDTYDCEMCPEMFVNSDALSKHYRNMHNTDPERMFKRLKQDEQRRMRGKLNFSCKNCRRQFCTKTLYWNHIATCRRNIRKGEENLSLRNDMLSSQEEFLKNNNQIKKEEPTSDLNIPDFNLFEDINLQLSGQRPLPNLMPLTQRAKSSMKCSRKDSRKVYDESTNTECACEVCGKQWPAKKHLWQHLIRFHRAEAAVTCGVCLKLCKDYDDLAEHLKAAHEAILSTEGNNFTCKVCGRYHNARSKLLLHTSIHIGHPGTSTWCPKCRKNITDEAAHSTTCNTKTEEGEQMKNNEKTEGSLIADDAIIEEVEEGDFEYEAEEEADTEESESGSSTEAEEEHESEDESRATEEITYNSESEDSEELDNLEIDEKNMEHYPLKHPPDSKNAETKKHDANLSDDDGPPVLSPMMPLLPENMSVEQPISHKLGPIVPLTEKDVCDLSEIRNRSSPKPMNLYEKHLPNNESLELESETFADRSDEDFEDTKNESDENSTEENEEENEDNEEIEENDEIELNEDLEEPGDNEEIEKNGDSEQIEDNEENEENGDIEEMEENERNEGIDESEEHEGNEEIEETDEENEEREENMQLDDLEGAVLMVTDGNQILIQQGIIEDENENSNQEYVYSALRYSTEEDSDDARK, encoded by the exons ATGTTTCCAGTAACTTATCAgag CAAAGCATTTAGTTCAAAGGGTCATTTGTCCTTGCACGCACGCATTCACGTTGGTGCCGGTGACGTGATTGGTGAAAAAGTTCTTACGGATGATCATACATCGTATAAAAGGCCCTATCAGTGTGATCTCTGTCATAAATCATATTCCACTGCAAAACATCGTTGGGGTCATGTATCTACAACTCATAG AGGCCATCCGGCAGTGACATGCGGTTATTGTTCCCGTATCTACTCAACCCGAACAAATTTGGAAGAACATATAAAATCACGTCATGCTGGTCTTCCAGCACCTACGGAGGTTCCACTGAACAATGCCTATCGGCCAGAAAATAGATGTCAATGCAATGCTTGCGGGAAGATTTGCACGGATGCTATGGAATTGAATCTTCATGGTAGGATTTGTACCGAAGGGCAGAGATTAGACCTTTCAGGAAAAAACGAGATTAGTGATAATAAAGTTGTGGATAGTTCAGAAGCTTCAAGTATTGGAAGTGATGACGATGGCAAAGATTATAG aagTGCGGAAGCTAAATTAGCGAAAAATCCTcaattaacaattttaaaacaagcATTAACAAAAGGAGATAGTCTTAAGCGAGATTTTGAAGACAAATTTACTACAAATTGCAAACCAAAAAAATTGCCGAAAACAG AGCATACTGACTTTCAACGTACTAAGAAATGGTATTGTGAATCGTGTCCTCAATGTTTTACTTCAGTTAATGATTTAAAAGAACACGAAGCAACTCACGATGCGGATAAAccatttatttgtattttgtgTAAAAAAGACTTTTTTCTTAAATCTTCTTTAAGCAGGCATATTcaaacgttacatggtgttGATCCATGTCCTATGGTGGAAAGTGATAAATGTCtaaagaaaattgtttcacATAATTGGAATGAATCTATGGATCTCGATTCGTATGAGGGTAAAACCTCTTCTGAATTTCCATTGTCTCCAGAT aCAAATGCAGAAAATGAAGACGACCATGAGAGTGGACAAGATAATCTCATTGAAATTGAAACTGTGTTTGTTTGTGAAATTTGTACTCGTGATTTTAATGACCGTGCATCTCTTTGGCTTCATATTCGTGCTACTCACAAAGAATTTGCAGCATTTGCATGTGgtgtttgtttaaaaatttgtgCAGACAACACACAACTTTTGAACCATGTAAATATGTACCACGGCGGCTCGAAATTATTACTTTCTGAACAAAGAAG GTACAGTTGTACTATTTGTGGTAGGCAACATGATTccagaaaaaaattaattgctCATGTATCCATACATAATGTGGATCCAAATTATGATCCTGCTACTTTTGTTCAATTAAATAGTAATTATTATGGAGAGAACATTAATGGTAACGAAACTGCGGAACAAATGCTTGACTACGAAGAGGATAGCGATAAAGTGGACTGTTATATTTGCTATAAATCGTTTCCTAATGAAGATCATTTAATACGACATCAAAGAAATGCGCACAGA TCGGAACAACTAGTGCCAGCAGGAGATCCTTTAAATCCTTCGAGTTTAAATGGTGGTGGTAATAGAGCTCAATATCATCTCTTTTTCGTTTGTGAACTTTGTGGGAGTTCACATCCTAGTAAATGGGAACGTTGGCTACATGTTAGTTCGTCTCATAGCAATGAATCAGCCATAAAATGTGATCGTGAAGATTGCGGTAAAATTTTTGCTACAAAATCTCTTAGAAACGAACATATTCAGCATCACGCAATCCAAGGTTCATCCCCAAATACTTGTGAAATTTGTGGTAAACTTTGGGGTAGTAGAGTTGATTATTGGAAGCATGTTATGGGTGTTCATTCGGATACCGTTCCATTAATTTGTGGTGTCTGTTTAAAAGTGTTTCCAAATGTTTTGCAACTGAGTACTCATGTAAGATCGAAACATTGGCCGTTAACGAATGGTGACTTTAGCTGTGACATTTGTGGTAGACCATATTCGAATAAATCCAAAATGTCCAgacatagaaaaattcatgGTTTTGAGGAAAGCTGTGAAAATGGGGCTGAAAATAGCGAGAATAAAGTAGAGGGGCGAATGAGGGAAACAGAATTAAGTTGCGAGCTTTGTGCAGATTTGAAGTTTACtagtttagaaaaattatgtaatCATAGACGAATCGTTCATGGACTTTTCCCTTGCGATCTCTGTAATAAATGCTATGGAAGAACTTCACATTTATGGAAACATGTAAACAGAGTTCACAAAGGCCATGAAGATGTAACTTGCCCTTATTGTATGAAAACTAGTGCTTCAAAAGATCATTTAGCAGCACACATTTCAAAAATTCATAGATACGAACCTGATTCTAGAAAGGATGGGAAAGATAATAGACAATTTAAAACCGAAGAAGTTAGTTTACATTATTgcgaaaaatgtaataaaggATTTCACAAGCGGTATCTATTGCGCAGACATATGAAAGGATGTCAGAATTACAGGAAAGACCCTGGAGCATTATTAACGAGATGCAGAGCATgtgaaagaatatttaaagatcGTGCCAGTTTACAAAAGCATATCGAGAATCATCATAGCACATACACGTGTCATCTTTGTAATGAAACAATTACCTCAAAATTAGGGATTATGACACATAACAGGGTGAAGCATATGGATCATCCAGATTTAACCTGCAATTTTGGATCTTGTAGAAAATTATTCAGAACTAAAGAAGATTTAGAAGCCCATAGAAAAGATCACAG ATATCATACCACTCCTAACGTTTGTGATTTCTGCGGTGATACGGTTGAAAATAAACTGAAGTTAAAAATGCACGTTTTATCTCTTCATCGCAATGAAATTGGTGTATCTTGTGGAGTGTGTTTAATACCAATGAAAGATCCAAAAGAACTTAAAAGTCACGTAGAAGAAGTTCATTCCAGTGTTCTTTCAAGACCCAATACGTGTCAAGTTTGTGGTAAACAATATGCTTCAAAATGGAAAGCGTTTGATCATACTAAAAAATGCCATGGAAAAGTATTTAGGACTTGTAAACAATGTCTGGCTGTTTTCACTGAAGATTCTGCAATTAGAGATCATTATGAAACAATACATAATATTCCCAAAGATCAACTTGCAGCATTTGAACATAGATTAGATATTGGGCCGAAAAACGAAGATTTTGGAATAGAG TCTCCTGATATAATAGTGAAAGAAGAACCAGAGGATTTAGAATACGAGGTAGATATGTGTGATGAAGATTCTAGCGACTCAAAAAGGAGAAGGTCCTTAACGGATACCTACGATTGTGAAATGTGTCCAGAAATGTTTGTAAACAGCGATGCACTTTCAAAACATTATCGTAACATGCACAATACTGATCCAGAAAGAATGTTTAAAAGATTAAAACAGGATGAACAGAGAAGAATGCGTGGTAAACTGAATTTCTCTTGCAAGAATTGTAGGCGACAATTTTGCACTAAAACATTGTATTGGAACCATATTGCAACTTGCAGACGAAATATACGAAAAGGA GAGGAAAATTTATCTTTACGAAATGACATGTTAAGTAGCCAAGAAGAATTTTTGaagaataataatcaaattaaGAAAGAAGAACCTACGTCAGATTTAAATATTCCTGATTTCAATCTCTTTGAAGATATAAATCTTCAACTCTCTGGTCAGAGACCTCTCCCGAATCTTATGCCACTCACTCAGAG GGCGAAATCTTCAATGAAATGTTCAAGAAAGGATTCCAGGAAAGTTTATGATGAATCAACAAATACAGAATGTGCCTGTGAAGTGTGTGGAAAACAATGGCCAGCAAAGAAACATTTATGGCAACATTTAATTCGTTTCCATCGAGCGGAAGCAGCAGTCACTTGTGGAGTATGTTTGAAACTTTGTAAAGATTATGATGATTTGGCAGAACATTTGAAAGCTGCACACGAAGCGATATTGTCAACTGaaggaaataattttacatgtAAAGTTTGCGGCAG GTATCACAATGCTCGTAGTAAATTGTTATTACACACAAGTATTCACATCGGCCATCCAGGTACTAGTACTTGGTGTCCAAAATGTCGAAAAAATATTACCGATGAAGCTGCACATTCGACTACGTGTAATACGAAGACGGAAGAGGGAgaacaaatgaaaaataatgaaaaaacaGAG GGAAGTCTAATAGCTGATGATGCGATAATTGAAGAAGTGGAAGAAGGGGATTTTGAATATGAAGCAGAAGAAGAAGCAGATACAGAAGAATCAGAAAGTGGTAGTAGTACAGAAGCCGAAGAGGAACATGAATCAGAGGATGAATCTAGAGCTACTGAAGAAATTACTTACAATTCAGAGAGCGAGGATTCAGAAGAACTAGATAATTTAGAAATCGATGAAAAGAACATGGAGCATTATCCTTTAAAACATCCTCCAGATTCCAAAAATGCAG aaacaaagaaacaCGATGCAAATTTATCGGATGACGATGGACCTCCTGTTCTCAGTCCCATGATGCCTCTGCTTCCTGAGAATATGTCTGTAGAACAGCCGATAAGTCATAAACTAGGCCCTATAGTGCCTCTAACTGAGAAAGACGTGTGCGATTTATCAGAGATTCGAAATCGATCTTCCCCGAAACCTATGAATCTATATGAAAAACATTTACCTAACAATGAATCTTTAGAGTTAGAATCTGAAACATTTGCAGATCGAAGCGATGAAGATTTTGAGGATACGAAGAACGAATCTGATGAAAACTCCACTGAAGAAAATGAGGAAGAGAATGAGGATAACGAGGAGATTGAGGAGAACGATGAAATAGAATTAAACGAAGATCTAGAAGAACCTGGAGATAACGAGGAAATCGAGAAAAATGGGGACAGTGAACAGATTGAAGATAACGAAGAGAATGAAGAAAACGGAGATATTGAAGAAATGGAAGAGaatgaaagaaacgaaggGATTGATGAGTCAGAAGAACACgaaggaaatgaagaaattgaaGAGACAGACGAAGAAAATGAGGAGAGAGAGGAAAACATGCAGTTGGATGATCTGGAAGGTGCTGTTCTAATGGTGACTGATGGGAATCAAATATTGATTCAGCAAGGAATAATAGAAGACGAGAATGAGAATTCGAATCAAGAATATGTTTATTCCGCGCTTAGGTACAGTACAGAAGAGGACAGCGACGATGCAAGGAAATGA